The stretch of DNA TGTATTCTGTATTCTGAATTCTGAATTCTGTTTCCTGCTATTGTTTACGGAGACTATATTTTATCATCTTCAATTGCAGACCTTTCCTGCTGAGACCGAGCCGCTGAGCAGCTTTGGTGACATTACCGCCGCACTCCTCCAAACACTGCGTTATCGTTTGTTTTTCCACCTCTTCCATATAGCTCTTCACGAAACTTTTAAGGGGTTTTTTCTGTCCCGCAGGCTGGGAAAGGGAAAGCGCCTCGGCGGCTGATTTCCATTCCGGTGGAATATCTTCAAAGGTAATCGTATCCCCACCGGCCATGAGAACAATACGTTCCATAAAATTTTCCAACTCCCGGATATTGCCCGGCCAGTCATATTGAATAAGGAGCTCTTTCACCCGGGAATCGATATTTCGAACCGACCTTTCTAGCTTCCTGTTAAACTTCTCGATAAAGTAGTCGGTAAGGGGAAGTACATCTTCTCTTCTTTCCCGGAGGGGAGGCAGGTGTGTGGGAAAAACATTGAGCCGGTAATAAAGATCTTCTCTAAACCTGCCTTCTTTCACATCCTGAAGAAGATTCCTGTTTGTCGCCGCAATTAATCTTACATCCACTTTAATCGTGCGCAGGCCGCCGACCCGCTCGAATTCGTGATCTTGGATTGCCCTGAGGAGCTTCACCTGCATATCCCTTGGAATATCCCCCACCTCGTCTAAAAAGAGGGTCCCCTTATCCGCCAGTTCAAACCTCCCCGGTTTTGTAGACACAGCGCCGGTGAAAGCCCCCCTTTCATAACCGAACAGTTCGCTTTCTATGAGATTCTCCGCAATGGCGGCACAGTTGATCTTAACGAATGGATTATTCCTGCGAGGGCTGTTTCTATGAATGGCACAGGCTATGAGATCTTTGCCGGTACCCGTCTCACCCGTAATCAGTACGCTTGTCGACGTCGGGGCAACTTTTTTGATGGTTTCATATATCTTTAACATGGGTTCACTGGATCCCACAATCCCTTGCCGATCCACATCATCGGGACTGATGAAGAGCTCTTCTTCATTCAACCGCCTTGTTTTTATGGCCTTATGGATTATGTGTTGCAATTCATCTCGTTCAAACGGTTTGGTGATATAATCGAAGGCCCCCTTCTTCAAGGCATCCACGGCGGCAGCAATCGTACCATGAGCGGTTATAATAATAACCGGTGTAGAAGGATAATCACGAATCACTCTCTCCAGAAGACCCATTCCATCGAGTTTCGGCATCTTCATATCAGTCACAATGACTTCTACATCACCGCTCTTGAGGATTTTCAATGCTTCCAGGCCATCCGATGCCGTTGCTACGTCATACCCCTCCTTACTCAGCAAGGCCTTCAAGACCAGCCGCATATTGAGTTCATCATCAACGACAAGTATCTTCTCCATCATAGTTCACCCAAATAATAAGTTTTTCTCACTGCGTACCACCCAGCCTTATATAAAATATGCTCCCCTGCATCGGGATTGACTTAACCCTTACATGACCGCCATGATTTTTAATAATTTTCTGACAAATGGCAAGGCCGAGACCAACACCTCTTTCTTTGGTTGTGAAAAATGGTTTGAAAATATTTTTCATTTCTTC from Deltaproteobacteria bacterium encodes:
- a CDS encoding sigma-54 dependent transcriptional regulator produces the protein MEKILVVDDELNMRLVLKALLSKEGYDVATASDGLEALKILKSGDVEVIVTDMKMPKLDGMGLLERVIRDYPSTPVIIITAHGTIAAAVDALKKGAFDYITKPFERDELQHIIHKAIKTRRLNEEELFISPDDVDRQGIVGSSEPMLKIYETIKKVAPTSTSVLITGETGTGKDLIACAIHRNSPRRNNPFVKINCAAIAENLIESELFGYERGAFTGAVSTKPGRFELADKGTLFLDEVGDIPRDMQVKLLRAIQDHEFERVGGLRTIKVDVRLIAATNRNLLQDVKEGRFREDLYYRLNVFPTHLPPLRERREDVLPLTDYFIEKFNRKLERSVRNIDSRVKELLIQYDWPGNIRELENFMERIVLMAGGDTITFEDIPPEWKSAAEALSLSQPAGQKKPLKSFVKSYMEEVEKQTITQCLEECGGNVTKAAQRLGLSRKGLQLKMIKYSLRKQ